In one Nocardioides luteus genomic region, the following are encoded:
- a CDS encoding amidohydrolase family protein produces the protein MSRRVLITNANLLTVAEPAPPGLNQLLVEDGRIAAIGQDLGVTDAEVVDARAGIVMPGMVDTHRHTWQSLLRATLADGTLYDYMALVRYGYAPHFTAADAELANYAGALDALNAGVTTVVDNAHLVVTPDHADALLTGLENAGIRAVYCYGLPDVANPDVPIEPERTFTSRWRHQDAERLRAARLPADAGLIRFGISGSDFLFAPLHYTVPEVELARRLGAHRFSVHVANGPFARGTRYVTRLLAKGMIDDRTLLVHGNVLSRADLSRIASVGASISVTPESEMQMGMGTPIWPRARNAGVACGLGVDIVSGGSGDLFTQMRLALAAGRMAANDKLGDHRMMPDKLQLTTEHALRAATIDGARAAGLDREVGTLEVGKRADLILVRTAEHHLSPLLDPVKTVVVQAGAGDVELVMVDGRIVKRDGKLVGTDWHGIELRLQQAADRIFTAATQHSLDQAYIYVRAAFPLDRATAIGARVAGKALQVRGLDDMVFRVMLAQSAKGQRSRTRR, from the coding sequence ATGTCCAGACGCGTACTGATCACCAACGCCAACCTGCTGACCGTCGCCGAACCGGCTCCGCCTGGACTCAACCAGCTGTTGGTCGAGGACGGTCGGATCGCCGCGATCGGACAAGACCTCGGAGTCACCGATGCCGAGGTGGTCGACGCACGTGCAGGCATCGTCATGCCCGGCATGGTCGACACGCACCGTCACACCTGGCAGTCGCTCCTGCGAGCCACCTTGGCCGACGGGACCCTGTACGACTACATGGCGCTGGTGCGTTACGGCTACGCGCCCCACTTCACCGCGGCTGACGCGGAACTGGCCAACTACGCAGGCGCGTTGGATGCGCTGAACGCCGGCGTGACAACGGTGGTCGACAACGCTCACCTGGTCGTCACCCCGGATCATGCCGACGCGTTGCTCACGGGTCTGGAGAACGCGGGGATTCGAGCCGTCTACTGCTACGGCCTGCCCGATGTCGCCAACCCCGACGTACCCATCGAGCCTGAACGGACCTTCACCTCCCGTTGGCGCCACCAGGACGCGGAGAGGCTTCGCGCCGCGAGGCTGCCTGCTGACGCTGGTCTGATCCGGTTCGGGATCAGCGGCAGCGACTTCCTCTTCGCCCCCTTGCACTACACCGTCCCGGAGGTGGAGCTTGCCCGGCGCCTGGGTGCGCATCGGTTCTCGGTGCACGTCGCCAACGGGCCGTTCGCCCGCGGCACCCGTTATGTCACCCGACTCCTGGCGAAGGGCATGATCGACGACCGCACACTCTTGGTCCACGGGAACGTGCTGTCCCGCGCCGACCTGTCACGTATCGCGAGCGTCGGCGCCTCGATCTCGGTGACCCCGGAGAGCGAGATGCAGATGGGTATGGGAACTCCGATCTGGCCCAGGGCACGGAACGCAGGAGTGGCCTGTGGTCTGGGAGTCGACATCGTCTCGGGAGGCTCGGGGGACCTGTTCACCCAGATGCGCCTGGCCTTGGCAGCCGGGCGCATGGCCGCCAACGACAAGCTCGGCGACCACCGGATGATGCCGGACAAGTTGCAGCTGACCACGGAGCACGCCCTGCGCGCCGCCACCATCGACGGCGCCCGCGCGGCCGGCCTGGACCGCGAGGTGGGCACATTGGAGGTCGGGAAGCGTGCTGACCTGATCCTGGTGCGCACCGCGGAGCACCACCTGTCGCCTCTCCTCGACCCGGTCAAGACCGTCGTCGTGCAAGCAGGGGCAGGCGACGTCGAGCTGGTCATGGTTGACGGCAGGATCGTCAAACGAGACGGGAAACTGGTGGGCACCGATTGGCACGGGATCGAGCTACGTCTTCAGCAGGCCGCCGATCGGATCTTCACGGCTGCGACCCAGCACAGCCTCGACCAGGCGTACATCTACGTCCGGGCAGCATTCCCGCTGGACAGAGCAACCGCGATCGGAGCTCGGGTCGCGGGGAAGGCTCTGCAGGTCCGCGGCCTGGACGACATGGTGTTCAGGGTCATGCTCGCCCAGTCCGCCAAGGGCCAACGGTCCAGAACCAGACGATGA